From the genome of Adhaeribacter pallidiroseus:
GTTACGGACAAGTGGGTAATCAGGCCAGTATAGATCCTTTTAAATACTTAGCGCAATACTCGACTGGTGGGAGTCAATTGTCTATTAATAATAATGGTTATCCATTTAATAAGAAGTACCAGGAAGGATTAGTACTGCAAGGTTTACCGAATCCAGGACTGAAGTGGGAAACCTCGGTGCAAACCGATATAGGTTTAGATGCTTATTTTTTAAATAATAAAATAAGCTTAACTGCTGACTATTACCGTAAAGAATCCCGTGATTTCTTACTAAATATCAATGTGCCTGCACAAACAGGTTTTTCTACCGCTACCCGTAACGTAGGCAGTATCCGAAACAGTGGTATTGAATTAGGAATTGAATATCGGGAAGCAGAAAAGCCCTTTAAATACGGTATTGCTGCTAACATAACTACTGTTAAAAACGAAATTTTAAACTTAGGTGGTTTAAGTGCCATTGGTAATATTGGAGGCTTAGGATTTCCTAACGTGGGTGGTAATACCTGGGTAGAATTCAGCCGTTCCGAAGTGGGTGGCGAAATAGGTGCGTTTTATGGCTATCAGAATGCCGGTATTTTCCAAACCCAAGCCGAAATTGATGCTTTAAACGCTCGAGCATCTGAAATAAATGGGGCCAATACTCCTTATCAGGCTACTACTACGGTGCCCGGCGACCGTAAGTTTGTCGATCAAATTACAGTGGATTCAGACGGAGATGGTGTTCCGGATGCAAGAGATGGTAAAATTACGGCGAATGATCGGGTAGTATTGGGGAGTCCCATTCCTGACTTCTTTGGAGGGCTTAACCTGGATGCTTCGTTCAAGAACTTCGATTTTAACATGTTCTGGTACGCTTCGGTAGGGAATGAGATTTTTAATTACACCAGCCGCGTTTTACAAAATTTTGGCGCTACCCAAGGCGGCATTGGTTTGCAAAATATCGGTGAAGAATATTATTTAAACCGCTGGACAGCTACAAACCCATCCAATACCTATCCCAGAGTTACCCGTCCGGATTTGAACGGTAATACGCGCCCATCTGATGCTTATATTGAAGACGGTAGTTACCTACGTTTAAGAAACGTGCAGATTGGTTATACTTTCCCAACAGCCTTAACCCAGAGAGCTACTATTCAAAAAGTACGCGTATTTGTTAGTGCCCAAAACTTAGTAACGTTTACCAAATACTCTGGCCTGGACCCAGAAATTGGTCAAATTGCCGATCCGGATACTGGTAGACGAAACGTAACGATGTCCGGTGTAGACGTTGGAACTTATCCGCTGTCTAGATACTTTGGATTAGGTTTAAACGTAACATTTTAATTAAAGAATAAATTAAGAGTAACATGAAAATTAATAAAAGTATATACTTACTTACTTTGGGGGTAGCAACGATGCTGCCCTTGAGTTGTAAGGATTTTTTAAACGAAACCGATACTCGGGCTATTACAGACGAGTCTCTGTTTAAAAAACCGGAAGATGGTATTCGTTTAGTAAATGCTATTTACGATACTTTCCACGATGGTGATTTTATGAATAAATCATTGTGGTATGGAGCTAACTTCTTATCGCAGGACTTTCATAATTACGGGGCTGATGTATTTTTCGAAACCTACGAAGTGCCCGCTAACTTTGATCCCCTGAACATTCTTTGGCGCCGCTCTTACCAGGGTATTGCCCGAGCCAACTCGGCTATTCCGATTATCGCTAAAATGAAAGAAGAGGGCGTTATTACCGAGGCACTAGCTAACCGGCTCACCGGGGAAGCTTATTTCTTGAGAGGTGTTTTTTATTACTACTTAGCCTCTAGCTTTGGCGGCGTACCTCTGGAATTACAAACAGTAACTGACGATGGTCGACACCCGCGTAATACCCAGGACGAAGTATTTGCTTCGGTAATTACCGATATGCAAACTGCAGCCAACTTATTGCCCTGGAAAGAAGAATTAACCGCCGACGACTTAGGCCGCGCTACGAAAGGTGCCGCGATTGCTTACATGGGTTCTGCCCAGATGTGGATTAAAAAGTACGCCGAAGCGGTAGCTACTTTTAATCAGCTGGAAGGCCGTTATCAGTTAATGCAAAACTTCGTGGATATTCACGAATATAGCAAGCAAAATAACCAGGAATCTGTCTTTGAGGTGCAGTATTTAGAAGGAGCGGATCAATCGTGGGGCCATGCTAACGAAACTATTTGGTTTTCTTCTTTCCACATGCCCGAAGAAGTTTCTAACTTTGGCTACTCGTACGCTGATCCGAAATTGTACGCTTCTTTTGAGGAAGGTGATAAACGTAAGCTCCCAACTGTTATTGGACCCGGCGATACGCACCCCAGTCCAGCTATTAAAATTTCAGAATATCCAAAGGTTAAAGAACAATTTGGCGGTATCAACACTTTAGGTACCATCGATAAACCTTGGAAAGGTACTGATAAGTTGCGTTCGGGCTATTACAGCACCAAAACTTGGCGTGATCCGAACGTTAGAGGTAGCACGGGTAACCCGCAAACTATCTTTGGTGGCCAAAATGTGATTATGATGCGGTTAGGCGAAGTTTTATTGAGCAAGGCCGAAGCCATGGCAAAAAGCGGCAACGAAGCTGGTGCCCGCGACATCATCAACAACGTAATCCGGCAACGGGCTGGTTTAGCACCGGCTCCCGCTGATAAGCCATTTACTGATTTAATCGTGGATGAATATCGTCACGAACTAGCCGGTGAAATGTCGTTGTGGTATTTGTTACGCAGAGCCGGCGAGCATATTAATTATGCAAAAACTAGGTTTAACATTACCATCCCGAACGGAAAAGATATATTACCAATTCCGCAACAGGCAATTCTGGATAATGCTACTATCAAGCAAAATCCTGGCTACTAAACTTTTAATTTGATTTGTTTTAATAATACTTGCAATAAAGGCTTTGTAGAAATACAAAGCCTTTATTGTATAACTGCTATTAACTTTGTCGTTTAATTAGTGGTAGTCAAAGTGTAATAAAGAATTTAGCTGCTAGCTTACATTCAATTTTATTTTTTTATAAGGTTGGCCAATTTGCCTTTTGCTATAATACTTTTGCCTCAATGAAAATTAAAGTTTTTGCCCCTCTTCTACTTCTTCTCCTCACGCAATGCCAGTATTTCAAGCAGCCTACGTTGTACACTCTGCTTAAACCTTCCGCCACCGGGGTAACTTTTGCCAATACCATTACCGAAGACGATTCGCTGAATATTTTAAATTTTGTTTACCTGTACAACGGCGCGGGCGTTGCCGCCGGCGATATAAACCAGGATGGCCTCACCGATCTGTACTTTGGGGGCAACATGGTTTCGAGTAAGTTGTACTTAAACAAAGGAAATTTTAAATTTGAAGATATAACCTTGCCCGCGGGCGTTGGTACCAAGCTGTGGGCTACCGGCGTTACCATGATTGATATCAACCAGGATGGTCGCCTGGATATTTACGTGTGCACCGTGAAGCCGCTTGCCAAAGAAGGAGTTCCGAACCTGTTGTTTATTAACCAGGGCCAAGATACCACCGGTAAACCTGTTTTTAAAGAAGAAGCCCAGGCTTATGGCTTAGCCGATACGGGCTACAGCACCCAATCGGCTTTCTTTGACTACGACCGCGACGGCGACCTGGATATGTACCTGCTCACCAACGCTTCCGATAAAACCAACCGCAATAACCCGAACTATAAACTTACCAAAGGGCAGAATTCCAACACCGACCGGCTGTACCGCAACAACGGCAATAATACTTTTACCAACGTGTCGCAGGAAGCCGGTATCCAGATTGAAGGCTGGGGTTTAGGAGTCGGAATCAGCGATATTAACCAGGATGGCTGGCCCGATATTTACGTGGCTAACGATTTTATCAGCAACGATTTACTCTGGATTAACAATAAAAACGGCACCTTCACGAACAAAATTAAAGATTATTTAAAACACCAGAGCTACAATGCCATGGGCACCGACATTGCCGATTATAACAACGACGGCTTAGTCGATATTATGGTGCTGGACATGTTGCCCGAAGACAACAAGCGCCAGAAAACCACCATGGACGTACAGAATTACGACCGGTTCGAGATAAACAAGCGCATGGGCTACGAAATCCAGTACGTGCGTAACAGTTTACAACTCAATAACGGTAACAACACCTTTAGCGAAGTAGGCCAAATGGCTGGTGTGTACGCTACTGATTGGAGTTGGGGTCCTTTGCTGGCCGATTACGATAACGATGGCTGGCGCGATTTATTTATTACCAATGGCTACGTGCGCGATATTACTGATTTAGATTACGTGCATTACCGCCAGACTTCTTTACAGTTCGGCGACGAAAAAGCGGTAGCCGAAAAAGAAAAGGAAGCTTTTGGCCAGGTGCCCAAAGTTAAAATCCCGAACTACATTTACCAGAACCGCCACGATTTAACTTTTGCCAATAAAACTAAAACTTGGGGCCTCGAAGAATCTTCCAACTCCAACGGGGCCGTTTACGCCGATTTAGATAATGACGGTGATTTAGATTTAGCCGTAAACAACATTAACGCCGAAGCTTTTATTTACCAGAACAACGCCGAGAAACTCGAAAAAAATAATTTTTTAAAAATTAAGCTAAAAGGCGCTGCTCCGAATCAGGAAGGGATTGGCACTACCATTCGCCTGAAAAATAAAGGCCAGCAACAATTTTACGAGCACTACCTCACGCGGGGTTTTAAGTCCTCGGTAGATCCGGTGGTTCATTTTGGTTTAGGCAAAGCGCCGGTAATAGATAGCCTGGAAATTACCTGGCCCGATGGAAAGTACCAGTTGCTCACGCAGGTAAAGGCGAATCAGGTTTTAACCGTATCCTACCAAAACGCCACGGCTGCCAAGCCACAAGCAAAACCAAATCCAGAGGCTTTTTTCAAAGAAGTAGCTGCCGACCATACCATTACTTTTAAACACACCGAAGAAGATTATATTGATTTTAAAAATCAGCCTTTAATGCCGCACAAATTATCGCAAACCGGACCGGGTTTGGCGGTAGGCGATGTAAATGGCGATGGACTGGATGATTTTTTTGTGGGTGGTTCGGCCCGGAAAACCGGCGCTATCTTTTACCAGGATAAAAACGGCAAATTTACGGGGAAACCTTTAAGCACCTTGTCCAACACCGAAGACGATACGGGCGCTTTGTTTTTCGATGCCGATAATGATAATGATTTGGATTTATACGTAGCCACCGGCGGCAACGAAAACCTGGACCCCAATGCTTATTTGCACCGCCTGTATAAGAACGATGGCCAAAGCAACTTTACTTTAGATGCGCGAGCCTTGCCGCAGATTATGGTAAGTGGCTCCGTAGTAACGGCTGCCGATTATGATAAAGACGGCGACTTAGATTTGTTTGTGGGCGGGCGCAACAGCCCGAAAAAATACCCGATGCCGGGGCAAAGCTGTTTGCTGCAAAACAATAAAGGTACTTTCCGGAATGTAACGTCGGCACTTTGTAAAGAACTGGAGAAAGCCGGGATGGTAACCGCTGCCCTCTGGACGGACTTCGACCAGGATAACCAAATTGATTTAATTGTGACGGGTGAGTGGATGCCTTTGCTTTTTTTTAAAAATGACAAAGGAATTTTTAAAAATGTGACCAACCAAACCGGCTTAACGCACACCGAAGGCTGGTGGAACAGCTTAATAGCCGGCGATTTCGATAACGATGGCGATCTGGATTACGTGGCCGGAAACCTGGGCTTAAATTCCCGGTTTAAAGCTTCGCCGGAACAACCCGTAAGTTTGGTAGCTAAAGATTTTGATAAGAACGGCAACATCGATCCGGTAATGGGCTATTACATTCAGGGCAAAAACTACCCGGCTCCGCCCCGCGATGCGCTTACCGATCAGTTGGTTTCCATGCGTAAGAAATTTCCGCGCTACTCCGATTACGGCGAAGCTACGTTTGAACAAATGTTTACGCCCGAAGAACTGCAAGGCGCTTACCAGGCGAAAAGTTATACGTTTAGCAGCAGTTACCTCCAAAACCAAAGCCATGGCAAATTTACGATCAAACCTTTGCCCATGCCGGCTCAGGTAGCGCCGGTGTACGGCATGCTAGCTACTGATTTTAACCACGATGGAAATCTGGATGTAATGCTAGTCGGTAATTCTTATGCCACCGAAACGGCCGTGGGGTATTACGATGCTTCGGTAGGTACTGCTTTAGCGGGTACGGGCCAAGGTACATTTAAAATTATTCCGCCCAAGGCTACGGGTTTTAACGTGAGCGGCGATGCCAAGGCGATGGTGCAATTACTTACTACCAATAACAATTCTTTACTAGTGGTAAGTCAGAATGCCGATAGTTTAAAAGTTTTTGCTCCTTCCCAAAACCAGAATAATCAGGTGATTAAACTTCAACCTACCGATGCCTACGCTGATTTGTACTTTAAAAACGGCAAAAAACGCCGGGAAGAATTTACCTACGGCATCGGCTATTTATCGCAGTCGGGCCGGGCATTCATCAGCCAGAATTTATCGAAAGTTATTATAACTAGCTTTACCGGCAAGCAGCGGCAGATTAGTTTTGATAGCAAAGAAGTAGCCATACAAACCAAGCAGTAGAATCGTAAAAATTTAAAAAAACAGCGTAGCGGCTCTAGTAATTAGCCCTATGCTTTGGGTAGATTAGAAAAACAGGTAATTATTAAACAAGTTCTACGGATTTAAAACCAAAATAAGCTAAATTACTTCGTTGATTATTGTTTGCTTTCGCTATGATTTTTAAAAAACAACTCTTTAAACTGACCCTGGCTCTGGCCTTATTCGGTTCATTCGCTTTTTACCCAGGAGCCTTTAAACCCGCCGATGATGCTACGGAACGAGCCCGGTTAGCCACGGTAATTGATAAATCTATTAAAACCGAAATGCTGAATAAATGGTATCCGCAGGCCGTCGACAGAGAAGCGGGTGGATTTTTGAGTACTTTTTCTTACGACTGGAAACCCGTGGGCGAGCAGGATAAAATGGTGGTAACGCAAGCCCGTCACATCTGGTCTAATTCCAAAGCTTCCCAACTGTATCCCGAAGTAGATTATTATTTACCCAGCGCGAAACACGGCGTAGCCTTTTTGCGCGACAAAATTTGGGACAAAACCAACGGTGGTTTTTTTACTTTAGTAGACCGGCAAGGTAATGAGAAAAAACAAGAAGGCGGTTATGCGGGCGGCGGTAAAAACGCCTACGGCAATGCTTTTGCGATTTACGCGCTAGCGGCTTACTACCAAGCCTCCGGCGATACCAGTGCTTTAAACTTAGCTAAGAAAACGTTTCGCTGGCTCGAAAAACACAGCCACGACCCGGTAAATAAAGGCTACTACCAAACCCTGGCCGATGATGGTACGCCCATCCAGCGTACAAAGGAAGTGCCTTCTACTTCGGATGTAGGTTACAAAGATCAGAATAGCTCCATTCACTTACTCGAAGCTTTATCGGAATTGTATTTGGTGTGGCCCGATCCTTTGGTGCGGGAGCGTTTACAGGAAATGCTGGTGCTCATCCGCGACACCTTGGTAAATGAGAAAGGCTATTTAACTTTATTTTTTACCCCCGATTGGAAGCCGATCAGCTTTCGGGATTCTTCCGAAGCCGATATAGATAAGCACCACACCCTGGACGAAGTTTCGTTCGGCCACGACATTGAAACCGCTTATTTGTTACTGGAAGCTTCGCACATTTTAGGGTTGCACAACGATACCAAAACCATGGCCGTCGCCAAAAAATTAACCGATCATACCATCCGCAACGGGTTTGATAATAAAATGGGCGGGTTTTACGATGCCGGATATTATTTTAAAGATAAAACAAACATCACGATTATTAAAGACACCAAAAATTGGTGGGCCCAGGCCGAAGGTTTAAATACCTTGTTGCTCATGGCCGATCATTTCCCGAAAGATTCGCTGAACTATTTTAGTCTTTTCCAAAAAGAGTGGAAATACATTAACACCTATATCATTGATCACGAGCACGGCGAGTGGTACATGGGCGGTATTGATAAAGAACCCGACATGAAAACCGCCCAAAAAGGTCAGATCTGGAAAGCTTCGTACCACCAGTTCCGCGCCTTATCCAACATTGTGCAGCGTTTGCGTCCTGATAAAACCGCTCCTTCATCTCCAAAAAATTTAAAAAAGAGTGGCACTGGCACCTTAGTTCTGCAATGGGATAAAGCCACTGATAACCGGCGGGTGATTGGTTACAATTTATACCAAAACAATAAACGCATTGGTTTTACCCCGCTCACCAGCTTTGCTCTGGCTAATGCCGCTAAGTTAAAAGGAAGTAAAATCACGATTAAAGCCATTGATTACCAAGGAAACCAATCAGTGAATAGTACGGCTATTACGCTTTAATAAGAGGTTTTGCAAAACCTTGTAAAAAGTCCCCTTCGGAGGGGATAGGGTGAGGACAAACCAAGCAAGGTGCCCTTAGTACTAACCATTATTAGAAAAATTTAAAAAATTCCTTAAATCTATTTACCCAATTATGAAAAGAATTATTTGCTCATTGAGTTTTGCTGCGTTATTAGGCATGAGCGCTACCAACACTTTTGCTCAAAAAGGAACGCCGATCTTTCCGCAGGTCCCCGGTATGGAAGCTTACACCTACCGCGAAAGTTTTAAGAAAGATGTTGCCGCCACCCTTGATTCTATCAAAGCTTTAGGCATAACGGAATTGGAAAGCGGCCCCAATCCCAATGGCTTAACCCCGGAAGCCTTCCGTAAAATGCTCGACGAACGCGGTTTAACCGTGCCCGCCATTGGCGCTGGCTACGATGATATTGTAAAAGACCCCGCCGAAGTGGCCCGGAAAGCCAAAGTATTAGGCGCTAAGTACGTAATGGTAGCCTGGATTCCGCATAAAAAAGAATTTACCTTGGACGATGCTAAAAAAGCCGCTGCTGATTTTAACCGGGCTGGTAAAGTATTACAGGAACAAGGCGTTACCTTGTGTTACCACAACCATGGCTACGAGTTTCAACCATACCAAAACGGTACCTTATTCGATTACCTGGCCGAAAACACCGATCCCAAGTATTTGTCTTTTGAAATGGACATGCTGTGGGCTTACCACGGCGGTCAGGACCCGGTTAAATTATTAAATAAATACGGCAGCCGCTGGAAACTGATGCACTTAAAAGATTTACGCAAAGGCGTAAAAGGCGACTTAACCGGTAATACTTCCACGGAAAATGATGTAATTTTGGGTACCGGCCAATTAGATGTACCCGCTATTTTGCTGGCTGCTAAAAAAGTAGGTATCAAGCATTACTTCATCGAAGACGAAAGCCCCCGTTGGAGCAAGCAAGTACCGAAGACTATGGCGTATTTAAAGAGTTTGAAAGAATAGTTTTTGTCTGCATAGCAGCAGTTTCCTTAAATTATTACTATGGCACGGATTTACTTTCGTGCCTTTTTTAATATTTCTGTTCGTATTGCAGCGGCTTTTGCTTTAGCTAGTTGCTAGCTGATTTTCGTTCGCATAGCTACGGCTGATGCTTTGTTTTCGGAGTGCAGTTGTTTCATTGCTTAGGTTCTGTTCTTTTTGTCTTGATACAAAAAGAACCAAAAAATCAAGACGCTAAAAACTCGCTGAACAACAGAACAGTTTAGCGTCAACTCTTGCACTTCGCTAAAGCCGATTGTTGCATAGTTAGATGGCAAAATTTAAAATACTTGAAAATCAAAATACATCCACTTTGTCATTCAGGAGGAACCTATTTAGCTACGCAGCAGAACCGATTCAGGTAATAGAAATCTTTTTATGACGTACAAAGTAATAGATCCCTTAACAGATTCTAAATAACCGTTAGAGATTTAAAAAAGCAAAAAAGCCTTTTCTGAAAAGAGAAGGCTTTTTTATGTCAAGCTAAGTAAAACGCATTTGAGAATTCTATTACTAGCCAACTTCTAAATCATTTAGCTACTAGCAAAGATACCAGTTTGGCTATGGAGGGCCTTCTAAGGTTCCGGTGCGTAGCATTCCGAGGTACGAGGAAAACAAGCTTAGACTGCCCGAGAGAGGCAAACGAGGCCCGCCAGCCAGGAGGCAAACTCACCCCGTTCAAACACGATGGAACCGCCGCCTGGAGGCTGGAACAGACTCCAAAGAAAAACTTTCGCGTTTGTAATTAAATTAAATTTTAAATATTCCCCTTCTTCATTTCCTTCACCGCATAATCAGCAGACCGAGCCGTAAAAGCCATGTACGTCAGCGAAGGATTCTGCGTAGCCGTAGACGTCATGCAAGCCCCATCGGTCACAAACACATTTTTACAAGCGTGCATCTGGTTCCATTTATTCAGGATAGAGGTTCTCGGGTCTTTGCCCATGCGCACACCGCCCATTTCGTGGATATCGGAGCCCGGAGCACTTTTGGAATCGACGGGTTTAATGTTGGTGAAACCGGCTTTAGTGAACATTTCGGTGAATTGCTCCAGGTAATCCTGAATCATTTTTTCGTCATTATCGTCGAAGGCTACCGAGAAGCGCATTTGCGGAATGCCATAAGGGTCTTTTAATGTTTTATCCAACGTTACAAAATTGCTTTCCTTCGGAATGGTTTCGCCCATCATCCAGGAGCTAACGTTCCAGGGACCTAGAACCGGGTTCAATAATTGCTCTTTCAGGGTAGCACCAATCCCTTCTTTATTCTGAATCATGCCCCGACCGCCGCCAAATCCGGCCGCATAACCCCGCAGAAAATCTGTTTCTTGCTTGTGTACGTTCCGGAAACGGGGAATGTAGGAGTGATTCGGGGTTTTGCCATCGGTGGTTTTATCCATTAAACCTTCGAACTGCGCCGAGATGCGGGCCCGGTAATTATGGAAAGCTACGTATTTGCCCAACACGCCACTGTCGTTACCCAAACCATTTTCAAAACGCGACGAAGTAGAGTTTAGTAAAATTAAATTGGTATTCAAGGCCGAAGCATTCACGAAAATAATTTTGGCGTAGTACTCCAGCATTTCTTTGGTATTGGCATCTACTACGCGTACGCCTGTAGCCTG
Proteins encoded in this window:
- a CDS encoding VCBS repeat-containing protein; translated protein: MKIKVFAPLLLLLLTQCQYFKQPTLYTLLKPSATGVTFANTITEDDSLNILNFVYLYNGAGVAAGDINQDGLTDLYFGGNMVSSKLYLNKGNFKFEDITLPAGVGTKLWATGVTMIDINQDGRLDIYVCTVKPLAKEGVPNLLFINQGQDTTGKPVFKEEAQAYGLADTGYSTQSAFFDYDRDGDLDMYLLTNASDKTNRNNPNYKLTKGQNSNTDRLYRNNGNNTFTNVSQEAGIQIEGWGLGVGISDINQDGWPDIYVANDFISNDLLWINNKNGTFTNKIKDYLKHQSYNAMGTDIADYNNDGLVDIMVLDMLPEDNKRQKTTMDVQNYDRFEINKRMGYEIQYVRNSLQLNNGNNTFSEVGQMAGVYATDWSWGPLLADYDNDGWRDLFITNGYVRDITDLDYVHYRQTSLQFGDEKAVAEKEKEAFGQVPKVKIPNYIYQNRHDLTFANKTKTWGLEESSNSNGAVYADLDNDGDLDLAVNNINAEAFIYQNNAEKLEKNNFLKIKLKGAAPNQEGIGTTIRLKNKGQQQFYEHYLTRGFKSSVDPVVHFGLGKAPVIDSLEITWPDGKYQLLTQVKANQVLTVSYQNATAAKPQAKPNPEAFFKEVAADHTITFKHTEEDYIDFKNQPLMPHKLSQTGPGLAVGDVNGDGLDDFFVGGSARKTGAIFYQDKNGKFTGKPLSTLSNTEDDTGALFFDADNDNDLDLYVATGGNENLDPNAYLHRLYKNDGQSNFTLDARALPQIMVSGSVVTAADYDKDGDLDLFVGGRNSPKKYPMPGQSCLLQNNKGTFRNVTSALCKELEKAGMVTAALWTDFDQDNQIDLIVTGEWMPLLFFKNDKGIFKNVTNQTGLTHTEGWWNSLIAGDFDNDGDLDYVAGNLGLNSRFKASPEQPVSLVAKDFDKNGNIDPVMGYYIQGKNYPAPPRDALTDQLVSMRKKFPRYSDYGEATFEQMFTPEELQGAYQAKSYTFSSSYLQNQSHGKFTIKPLPMPAQVAPVYGMLATDFNHDGNLDVMLVGNSYATETAVGYYDASVGTALAGTGQGTFKIIPPKATGFNVSGDAKAMVQLLTTNNNSLLVVSQNADSLKVFAPSQNQNNQVIKLQPTDAYADLYFKNGKKRREEFTYGIGYLSQSGRAFISQNLSKVIITSFTGKQRQISFDSKEVAIQTKQ
- a CDS encoding RagB/SusD family nutrient uptake outer membrane protein, with amino-acid sequence MKINKSIYLLTLGVATMLPLSCKDFLNETDTRAITDESLFKKPEDGIRLVNAIYDTFHDGDFMNKSLWYGANFLSQDFHNYGADVFFETYEVPANFDPLNILWRRSYQGIARANSAIPIIAKMKEEGVITEALANRLTGEAYFLRGVFYYYLASSFGGVPLELQTVTDDGRHPRNTQDEVFASVITDMQTAANLLPWKEELTADDLGRATKGAAIAYMGSAQMWIKKYAEAVATFNQLEGRYQLMQNFVDIHEYSKQNNQESVFEVQYLEGADQSWGHANETIWFSSFHMPEEVSNFGYSYADPKLYASFEEGDKRKLPTVIGPGDTHPSPAIKISEYPKVKEQFGGINTLGTIDKPWKGTDKLRSGYYSTKTWRDPNVRGSTGNPQTIFGGQNVIMMRLGEVLLSKAEAMAKSGNEAGARDIINNVIRQRAGLAPAPADKPFTDLIVDEYRHELAGEMSLWYLLRRAGEHINYAKTRFNITIPNGKDILPIPQQAILDNATIKQNPGY
- a CDS encoding GMC oxidoreductase — translated: MANLSIDAVKEMTFDAIVIGSGISGGWAAKELTGKGLKTLVLERGRDVKHVIDYPTANLNPWEFEHRGQVPLEIKKQNPIESQKRGLFNEATMHFVVKDGEQPYIEDKPFNWTRGYHVGGKSLLWARQTQRWSDFDFEGPARDGFAVDWPIRYKDLASWYSYVEKFAGISGNKDGLPHLPDGEFLPATEMSCVDAYFKDQIAKNYQDRQMIQGRCAHLTQPKEVHYQQGRAKCQHRALCVRGCPFGGYFSSNASTLPWAAKTGKMTLRPHSVVHSIIYDDKKGQATGVRVVDANTKEMLEYYAKIIFVNASALNTNLILLNSTSSRFENGLGNDSGVLGKYVAFHNYRARISAQFEGLMDKTTDGKTPNHSYIPRFRNVHKQETDFLRGYAAGFGGGRGMIQNKEGIGATLKEQLLNPVLGPWNVSSWMMGETIPKESNFVTLDKTLKDPYGIPQMRFSVAFDDNDEKMIQDYLEQFTEMFTKAGFTNIKPVDSKSAPGSDIHEMGGVRMGKDPRTSILNKWNQMHACKNVFVTDGACMTSTATQNPSLTYMAFTARSADYAVKEMKKGNI
- a CDS encoding sugar phosphate isomerase/epimerase family protein, which codes for MKRIICSLSFAALLGMSATNTFAQKGTPIFPQVPGMEAYTYRESFKKDVAATLDSIKALGITELESGPNPNGLTPEAFRKMLDERGLTVPAIGAGYDDIVKDPAEVARKAKVLGAKYVMVAWIPHKKEFTLDDAKKAAADFNRAGKVLQEQGVTLCYHNHGYEFQPYQNGTLFDYLAENTDPKYLSFEMDMLWAYHGGQDPVKLLNKYGSRWKLMHLKDLRKGVKGDLTGNTSTENDVILGTGQLDVPAILLAAKKVGIKHYFIEDESPRWSKQVPKTMAYLKSLKE
- a CDS encoding AGE family epimerase/isomerase, with product MIFKKQLFKLTLALALFGSFAFYPGAFKPADDATERARLATVIDKSIKTEMLNKWYPQAVDREAGGFLSTFSYDWKPVGEQDKMVVTQARHIWSNSKASQLYPEVDYYLPSAKHGVAFLRDKIWDKTNGGFFTLVDRQGNEKKQEGGYAGGGKNAYGNAFAIYALAAYYQASGDTSALNLAKKTFRWLEKHSHDPVNKGYYQTLADDGTPIQRTKEVPSTSDVGYKDQNSSIHLLEALSELYLVWPDPLVRERLQEMLVLIRDTLVNEKGYLTLFFTPDWKPISFRDSSEADIDKHHTLDEVSFGHDIETAYLLLEASHILGLHNDTKTMAVAKKLTDHTIRNGFDNKMGGFYDAGYYFKDKTNITIIKDTKNWWAQAEGLNTLLLMADHFPKDSLNYFSLFQKEWKYINTYIIDHEHGEWYMGGIDKEPDMKTAQKGQIWKASYHQFRALSNIVQRLRPDKTAPSSPKNLKKSGTGTLVLQWDKATDNRRVIGYNLYQNNKRIGFTPLTSFALANAAKLKGSKITIKAIDYQGNQSVNSTAITL